One Eleginops maclovinus isolate JMC-PN-2008 ecotype Puerto Natales chromosome 22, JC_Emac_rtc_rv5, whole genome shotgun sequence DNA segment encodes these proteins:
- the LOC134858367 gene encoding protein FAM200A-like, which yields MVACDSLMVMSCVANLTYYSLRTVLRAKLTHIYKHSRREYFKIGCSTANICYICTSLAIYLAPMDRFVVRKVPEGQAAMTEGQAATTEGQAATIGQGQASEASTSQKRRKRKYNEEYVKYGFTVTTDRAGEEVPLCFVCSTILCNEAMKPSKLTRHMETHHVHLKAKPVEYMQQMLRDFKGQQATMRKSAKINENALKASYLVALRVAKSKKPHTIAEQLILPAAIDMCRAMVSEECANKLKTIPLSDNTIGRRIGEMANDVKDQLMAKLQTVLFSLQIDETTDVTNDAQLLTFVRYEDSGTMCEEFLFCKPLPGRTTGVEIFKALDDFFTEHNISWQRCVALCSDGARAMSGSKTGLFAHVRRVAPGVIWTHCLIHREALASKDLSVELSGVFDVVVKTVNFIKRNALNTRLFSSLCHDLGSEHSSLLYHSEVRWLSRGAVLARVFELRGAIYEFLCEKHSDLASNFNDSYWLTKLAYLTDVFAELNKLNSSMQGRDANVMQLYEKLDAFVKKMSKWIERVESNNLAMFPSVEEYPDSTDINDTICEHLRKLVRQFAKYFTDSEEWRRDSKWILLPFSDDASVGSSLTAVEEDKLIEMSTDSVRRHMYDTQPLVKFWISCQTEFPQLAAKAMRCLLPFPTTYLCESGFSTLAYLKNKYRARLDPENDMRLSLSTISPRIDRLCGLHHAQISH from the coding sequence atggtagcctgtgattcgctaatggtaatgagttgcgtcgctaacctcacttattattcattacgtacagtcttgcgagcaaagttgacacacatttataagcatagccgacgagagtattttaagataggttgtagtacagcaaacatttgttacatatgtactagtctagctatatatctagcaccaatggatcgttttgtagtgaggaaagtgccagagggacaggctgccatgacagagggtcaggctgccacgacagagggacaggccgccacgatagggcaaggacaggcttccgaagcgtcaacttcgcaaaaaagacgaaaaagaaaatacaatgaggaatatgttaaatatggattcacagtgacgacagacagagcaggagaggaggtaccactgtgtttcgtatgttcaacaattctctgtaatgaagctatgaagccgtcgaaacttacgcggcatatggagacgcatcacgtccacttgaaggccaaacccgttgagtacatgcaacagatgttgcgtgatttcaaaggacagcaggctaccatgaggaagagtgcaaaaataaatgaaaacgcactgaaagcatcgtatctggtcgctctcagggttgcaaaaagtaagaagccccataccattgcagagcagcttatattgccagcagccatagatatgtgcagagctatggtaagcgaagaatgtgccaacaaattaaaaactattccgttgtcagacaacacaatcggaagacgaattggggaaatggcaaatgatgtcaaagaccagctgatggcaaaacttcagacagttctgttttcccttcaaatcgacgagacgacagatgttactaatgatgcgcaactgttaacatttgtgcgatacgaggacagtggcactatgtgcgaggaatttcttttttgcaaaccactgcccgggcgaactaccggtgtagaaatatttaaagcactggacgattttttcacggagcacaatatctcgtggcagaggtgcgttgcattatgcagcgatggggcccgagccatgagtggcagcaagactggactgtttgcgcatgtaaggagggtggctccgggggtaatttggacacactgcctgattcatagagaggctctcgcctccaaagatctcagtgttgagctcagtggtgtgtttgatgtcgttgtcaagacggtcaacttcataaaacgaaacgcattgaatacacgcctgttttcatccctatgccatgacttgggaagtgaacacagctctctcctttatcattcagaggtgcgttggctgtctcgcggcgctgtgctcgcccgtgtgtttgaactacgcggagctatctacgagttcttgtgcgagaagcattctgatctggcttccaatttcaacgatagttactggttaactaagctggcgtacctcacagatgtttttgcagagctgaacaagttgaacagctccatgcaagggagagatgcaaacgtcatgcagctctacgagaagctcgacgcatttgtgaaaaaaatgtcaaagtggatcgaacgagtggagagcaataacttggcgatgtttccttcagttgaggaataccctgacagcactgacatcaacgacactatatgtgagcatttgaggaagcttgtgcgtcaattcgcaaagtacttcactgattcggaagagtggcgccgtgacagcaagtggatcctgctcccattcagtgacgatgcatcagtagggtcaagtctgacggctgtggaagaggataagctgattgagatgtccacagactctgtcaggaggcatatgtacgacacacagccccttgttaaattctggataagttgccagacagaatttccacagcttgctgcaaaagcaatgaggtgtcttttgccctttccaaccacatacctgtgtgagagtggtttttctacactggcgtacttaaagaataagtacagggctaggcttgatccagagaatgacatgagactgtctctgtctaccatttcgccacgaatagacaggctgtgtggacttcaccacgcccagatatcacactga
- the LOC134858368 gene encoding uncharacterized protein C6orf118-like: MSSRCKPKPGGFRSDIHRLLLAAEAGQKTDILSYSSGHLGPRNLNQHQPHRETKQPFWMMSQSPDKPPLTPQQTQTKTLTYVKKKENKERHFSTVASSVKSEDSRSTQDQGTNFSPHTDNREDTSLPTIVNCSSNFLPILQKVLSQNMSSSSTDLEGKQHFDEKGLNKTGQLDTKQLHGRKDIAKQDLWAAVNVVEIHESKLQKELRRLSAQSWPSRDRLAVFSDVFDDVCEDSPVFGRILREIKTDYDLYVNHLMASHGMSLETPLKYPSNVTSQTDLEVAVKEVCRLEQEARKALEEYKRVRDESQSVPGTAGPEDSGTQNTCLSGLHNNSVQSKRLQVLSTWREIQHLEEEMKGTPVSSVTIAETERHVKDRKKEIMRLIASNERLKTTNKDLENNINRVLNREKASKATRWMLWDVIETQSFIRK; the protein is encoded by the exons ATGTCCAGCAGATGTAAACCAAAACCTGGGGGTTTTAGGAGTGACATTCATAGACTGCTGCTGGCGGCTGAAGCTGGTCAGAAGACCGATATCCTGTCCTACTCCTCAGGTCATCTGGGGCCCCGCAATCTGAACCAGCATCAGCCACACAGGGAGACAAAGCAGCCTTTCTGGATGATGTCCCAGAGCCCAGACAAACCCCCTCTGACACCCCAGcagacacagacaaaaacactgacctatgtgaagaagaaagaaaacaaagagcgTCATTTTTCCACTGTTGCCTCTTCAGTAAAGTCTGAAGACTCAAGGTCAACTCAAGATCAGGGTACTAATTTCTCTCCACATACAGACAACAGAGAAGATACAAGTCTACCTACGATAGTTAACTGTTCCTCAAACTTTCTGCCAATCCTACAAAAAGTTTTGTCCCAAAACATGTCTAGTTCTTCTACTGATTTGGAGGGGAAACAGCATTTTGATGAGAAAGGCCTGAACAAAACTGGACAAttagacacaaaacaactccACGGAAGGAAAGACATAGCCAAGCAGGACCTCTGGGCTGCAGTAAATGTTGTGGAAATACATGAAAGCAAACTACAGAAG GAGCTGAGAAGGTTGTCAGCGCAGAGCTGGCCCAGCAGAGACCGCCTTGCGGTGTTCAGTGACGTCTTTGATGATGTATGTGAAGACTCGCCAGTATTTGGACGCATCCTGAGGGAAATTAAG acAGATTATGATTTGTATGTCAACCACTTGATGGCTTCCCACGGCATG TCACTTGAGACTCCACTCAAATATCCTTCAAATGTAACAAGCCAAACAGATTTGGAAGTTGCTGTAAAAGAGGTTTGCAGGCTGGAGCAGGAGGCCAGGAAAGCTCTAGAGGAATATAAACG AGTCCGAGATGAATCACAGAGTGTTCCAGGTACCGCAGGCCCAGAGGACAGTGGCACGCAGA ATACGTGTCTGTCAGGGTTACACAACAACAGTGTACAATCCAAGAGGCTTCAGGTTTTGAGCACATGGCGGGAGATCCAACACCttgaggaggagatgaagggaACACCGGTGTCCTCTGTAACAATCGCAGAGACTGAAAGACACGTCAAAGACCGTAAG aaagaGATAATGAGACTGATAGCCTCGAATGAGCGTCTGAAGACCACCAACAAG gATCTGGAAAACAACATCAATAGGGTACTGAACAGAGAAAAAGCAAGCAAGGCCACGAGATG GATGTTGTGGGACGTAATCGAAACACAGAGCTTCATCCGCAAGTAA